The Microbacterium sp. zg-Y1090 sequence TCGGCTCCGCCGTGCAGGTGATCCCCGAGTCGCTCGCGACCATGAGCCACCACGACGGCTATCTCGAGGAGAAGGCCAAGGCCATCGTGCTGCTGGTGCGTCTGCTCCCCGAGCAGCTCAAGGAGACCCCGGAGCGCCGTGACTGGTCGTACAACGGCATCGTCGCGTACTCCAAGGTCTGCACGCACGTCGGTTGCCCCGTTGCGCTCTACGAGCAGCAGACCCATCACCTGCTGTGCCCCTGCCACCAGTCGCAGTTCGACGTCTCCGACGGCGCGGCTGTCATCTTCGGCCCCGCGGCCCGTCCGCTGCCGCAGCTGCCCATCATGGTCGACGACGAGGGCTACCTCGTCGCCCGCAGCGACTTCACCGAGCCGGTCGGCCCGAGCTTCTGGGAGCGTCATTGAGCACCGCAACTGTCACTGAGGAAACGACCGAGAGGCCGAAGAACTCCGACGAGAAGCCGCTGGGCGGTCGTTTCGTCGCGGGTGCGGCCAACTACCTCGACGAGCGCACGAGCATCTCGGGCCTGGTCAAGGAGCTCGGACGCAAGATCTTCCCCGACCACTGGTCGTTCATGCTCGGCGAGATCGCTCTGTGGAGCTTCGTCGTCGTGCTCATCTCGGGTACCTTCCTGACGTTCTTCTTCCAGGCGTCGATGGTCGAGACCCACTACTACGGCGCCTATCCCCCCATGCGCGGCATCGAGATGTCCGCCGCGCTGGAGTCGACCCTGCGGCTGTCCTTCGACATCCGCGGCGGCCTGCTGGTGCGCCAGATCCACCACTGGGCTGCGCTGGTGTTCGTCGCCGGCATCGGCGTGCACATGCTCCGCGTGTTCTTCACCGGTGCGTTCCGCAAGCCGCGCGAGCTGAACTGGGTGATCGGCTTCGTGCTGTTCGTCCTGGCCATGGGTGAGGGCTTCACCGGCTACTCGCTCCCCGACGACCTGCTCTCGGGCAACGGCCTGCGCATCATCGACGGCATGGTCAAGGGAATCCCGCTGATCGGCACATGGACGTCGTTCCTGCTGTTCGGCGGCGAGTTCCCGGGTGTCGACATCGTCGGCCGCCTGTACGTGCTGCACATCCTGCTGCTGCCCGCCATCCTGGTGGCACTGCTGGCGCTGCATCTCATGCTCATGATCATCAACAAGCACACGCAGTTCGCCGGCCCCGGCCGCACGAACAGCAACGTCGTGGGCTACCCGATGGTCCCCGTCTACATGTCGAAGATGGGCGGGTTCTTCTTCGTCACCTTCGGTGTGATCGTGCTGATCGCGTCGCTGTTCACGATCAACCCGGTGTGGAACTACGGTCCGTACGACCCGTCGCCGGTGTCCGCAGGAACCCAGCCCGACTGGTACATCGGCTTCGCCGACGGCGCGCTGCGCCTGGTCCCGCCGCACCTCGAGTCGGTCTTCCTCGATCGCACGTGGTCGTGGAACATCATCCTGCCGCTCGGCGTGCTGGTCGTCTTCATCCTGCTGGTCGCCATCTACCCCTTCCTCGAGGCGTGGATCACCGGCGACAAGCGCGAGCACCACATCGCACAGCGTCCCCGCAACGCCGCCACCCGCACCGCCATCGGCGCCGCCGGTGTCACGTTCTACGCGGTGCTGTGGGCCGCAGCCTCGTCCGACCTCATCGCGACGCACTTCCATCTCACGATGGAGGGTGTCATCCACGCCCTGCAGGCGCTGCTGATCGTCGGACCGGTGCTCGCCTACTTCGTCACCAAGCGCATCGCCATCGCGCTCCAGAAGAAGGACCGCGAGATCGTCCTTCACGGCTACGAGTCCGGTCGCATCGTGCGCCTCCCCGGCGGCGAGTACATCGAGGTCCACCAGCCCGTCGACGAGTACGAGCGCGTCAAGCTCGTGGACTACGAGACGCAGGCACCGCTGGTCGTGCGCCCCAACGACAAGGGCCGCATCCCGTGGCACGAGAACCTGCGCGCCTCGCTGTCGCGCTGGTTCTTCGAGGACCGTCTCACCCCGCTCACCCAGACCGAGCTGGACGCGGCGCTCGAGCACCAGCACCACTCGCTCGACCACATCGAGGAGGAAGAGGTCGCCGAGCTGCAGGGCGCCCA is a genomic window containing:
- the qcrB gene encoding cytochrome bc1 complex cytochrome b subunit → MSTATVTEETTERPKNSDEKPLGGRFVAGAANYLDERTSISGLVKELGRKIFPDHWSFMLGEIALWSFVVVLISGTFLTFFFQASMVETHYYGAYPPMRGIEMSAALESTLRLSFDIRGGLLVRQIHHWAALVFVAGIGVHMLRVFFTGAFRKPRELNWVIGFVLFVLAMGEGFTGYSLPDDLLSGNGLRIIDGMVKGIPLIGTWTSFLLFGGEFPGVDIVGRLYVLHILLLPAILVALLALHLMLMIINKHTQFAGPGRTNSNVVGYPMVPVYMSKMGGFFFVTFGVIVLIASLFTINPVWNYGPYDPSPVSAGTQPDWYIGFADGALRLVPPHLESVFLDRTWSWNIILPLGVLVVFILLVAIYPFLEAWITGDKREHHIAQRPRNAATRTAIGAAGVTFYAVLWAAASSDLIATHFHLTMEGVIHALQALLIVGPVLAYFVTKRIAIALQKKDREIVLHGYESGRIVRLPGGEYIEVHQPVDEYERVKLVDYETQAPLVVRPNDKGRIPWHENLRASLSRWFFEDRLTPLTQTELDAALEHQHHSLDHIEEEEVAELQGAHDRAGVPDAPLHPIDDGHNSETANRPSNVIVPEKDDDTKK